One Capsicum annuum cultivar UCD-10X-F1 chromosome 2, UCD10Xv1.1, whole genome shotgun sequence genomic window carries:
- the LOC107858531 gene encoding uncharacterized protein LOC107858531 isoform X3: protein MLKTFIREIGSLSNFSLFTCSSSVARESLASELRFAAQQKSAEYHSGHNVGLKNDDTHAGNPIGVNLSDNVVWQTDGIPKVDGVGQKNIGVGDCIDMGTGNKTEC from the exons ATGCTCAAAACATTCATTAGAGAAATCGGCTCACTTTCAAATTTTTCGTTGTTCACTTGTTCAAGTTCGGTGGCCAGAGAATCCTTGGCGTCGGAGCTTCGGTTTGCTGCCCAACAAAAG TCTGCCGAGTATCACAGTGGTCATAATGTGGGGCTTAAAAATGATGATACACATGCAGGGAATCCCATAGGGGTTAATTTGTCTGACAATGTGGTATGGCAAACTGATGGTATACCAAAGGTTGATGGTGTTGGACAAAAAAATATTGGTGTTGGGGATTGTATTGATATGGGAACTGGGAATAAAACTGAATGCTAA
- the LOC107858531 gene encoding uncharacterized protein LOC107858531 isoform X1 encodes MLKTFIREIGSLSNFSLFTCSSSVARESLASELRFAAQQKMVLTNIEPNCIEKSILQLLVFEPVPQNEHVAFNKSDDSCKEHMREDSPMNTQNELKFLRTDLNLLKDEVLSMKQLMTSLFDLSFKSTTYK; translated from the exons ATGCTCAAAACATTCATTAGAGAAATCGGCTCACTTTCAAATTTTTCGTTGTTCACTTGTTCAAGTTCGGTGGCCAGAGAATCCTTGGCGTCGGAGCTTCGGTTTGCTGCCCAACAAAAG ATGGTGTTAACCAATATTGAACCAAATTGTATTGAGAAGAGCATTCTTCAGTTGCTTGTTTTTGAGCCGGTGCCTCAAAATGAACATGTTGCATTCAACAAATCTGATGATTCGTGCAAAGAACATATGAGAGAAGACAGTCCTATGAATACtcaaaatgagttgaaatttctGCGAACTGATTTGAATTTG CTAAAGGATGAGGTTTTGTCGATGAAACAGTTGATGACATCGTTATTTGACCTAAGTTTTAAAAGCACTACATATAAATGA
- the LOC107858531 gene encoding uncharacterized protein LOC107858531 isoform X2 codes for MLKTFIREIGSLSNFSLFTCSSSVARESLASELRFAAQQKLKDCPSPSNLKKKIDRIESQRKRKSMSESLSHKKTRSKSRRLLGADKDEKKISQQERRRSMNMYLLVRRKKRNEIGKKMVKMPVHL; via the exons ATGCTCAAAACATTCATTAGAGAAATCGGCTCACTTTCAAATTTTTCGTTGTTCACTTGTTCAAGTTCGGTGGCCAGAGAATCCTTGGCGTCGGAGCTTCGGTTTGCTGCCCAACAAAAG TTGAAGGACTGTCCTAGTCCTTcaaacttgaagaagaaaattgatAGAATAGAGTCTCAACGTAAGAGAAAATCTATGTCAGAAAGTCTTTCTCATAAGAAGACTCGGTCAAAGAGTCGGAGGCTTTTAGGTGCAGACAAAGATGAAAAAAAGATCTCTCAACAGGAAAGGAGAAGATCAATGAACATGTATTTGTTAGTgcgaagaaaaaaaagaaacgaaATCGGGAAAAAAATGGTGAAGATGCCGGTGCATCTTTAA